The Mesoterricola silvestris sequence TCCCACAGGTTCGCGAAGGCCTCGCTGAGGTTGAACTCGGCGCCCCGGCTGGAGCTGTCCGGGCCCGGGCCATGCCGCTGGGGCGCCGCGGGGTGTCTGGGATCGGGAGTCATTTCATTGTTCATAGGGACCTTTGCTCTGCATTCACACGGGGCAGCCAGTCCCCGACGGACAGCTGGATCTGATCGAGGGCGCGGCGGAAGGCTTCCGGGCCCCGGCGGTAGGGGTCCGGGATCTCCCGGGATTCGGGGGGCTGCCAGTGGCCCAGGAGGAAGACCCGGCCCCGGACCCGGGGAGCCTTCTTCTCGCAATCCCGCTTCTGCCGCTCGTCCATGACGAGGATGAGATCGGCCGCCATGGCCAGGGCCGGCGTGAACTGCCGGCCGCGGTGGGCGGAGAGATCCAGGCCCCGCTCCGCCATGAGGCGCTGGGCGTCCCCGTCGGCCGGGAGGCCTTCCAGGGCCGAAAGGCCGGCGGAACCCACCTCCACGCCCGG is a genomic window containing:
- a CDS encoding low molecular weight protein-tyrosine-phosphatase — its product is MSPLRVTSVLVVCEGNHCRSPMAEALLRSGAGPGVEVGSAGLSALEGLPADGDAQRLMAERGLDLSAHRGRQFTPALAMAADLILVMDERQKRDCEKKAPRVRGRVFLLGHWQPPESREIPDPYRRGPEAFRRALDQIQLSVGDWLPRVNAEQRSL